A genomic region of Zalophus californianus isolate mZalCal1 chromosome 11, mZalCal1.pri.v2, whole genome shotgun sequence contains the following coding sequences:
- the LOC113913723 gene encoding olfactory receptor 8B3-like, whose translation MAPGNVSFVTEFILAGLTELPDLQLPLFCMFLVMYVVTVLGNLCLINLTGLNSHLHTPMYFFLFNLSFIDLCYSSVFTPKMLTTFISRKNIISYRGCMTQLYFFCFFAISECYVLTSMAYDRYVTICNLLLYNVVMSPKVCSSLMFGSYLMAFSGAMAQTGCMLRLTFCDANTINHYLCDILPPLRPSCTSTYMNKLVVFIVAGINVIVPSVTIFVSYGFILSSILHISSMEGRSKAFSTCSSHIVAVSLFFGSCAFMYLKPSPAGSMDEGKISSIFYTNTVPLMNPFIYSLRNKDVKLALRNILSRRQF comes from the coding sequence ATGGCTCCTGGAAATGTTTCTTTTGTGACTGAATTCATTCTGGCAGGACTAACAGAACTTCCAGATCTCCAGCTCCCCCTCTTCTGTATGTTTCTAGTCATGTATGTGGTCACTGTGTTGGGAAATTTGTGCTTGATAAATCTAACTGGGCTGAATTCgcacctccacacccccatgtactttttcctcttcaatttGTCCTTCATAGACCTATGCTATTCTTCTGTGTTTACACCCAAAATGCTGACTACCTTCATATCAAGGAAGAATATTATCTCTTACAGGGGGTGCATGACCcagctttactttttttgtttttttgctatttctgAATGCTATGTGCTGACGTCAATGGCCTATGATCGCTATGTGACCATCTGTAACCTACTTTTGTATAATGTTGTCATGTCCCCTAAAGTGTGTTCCAGCCTTATGTTTGGTTCATATTTGATGGCATTTTCAGGTGCTATGGCTCAAACAGGATGCATGCTGAGGCTGACCTTCTGTGATGCAAACACCATCAACCATTATTTGTGTGACATTCTCCCTCCGCTCCGCCCCTCCTGCACAAGCACCTACATGAACAAGCTGGTGGTTTTCATTGTGGCAGGCATCAATGTGATTGTGCCCAGTGTCACCATctttgtctcttatggtttcatCCTCTCCAGCATCCTGCACATCAGCTCCATGGAGGGCAGGTCCAAAGCCTTCAGCACCTGCAGTTCTCACATAgttgctgtttctctcttctttggaTCATGTGCATTTATGTATCTTAAgccttctcctgctgggtctaTGGATGAAGGGAAAATCTCTTCTATCTTTTACACCAACACAGTTCCCTTGATGAACCCTTTCATTTACAGCTTGAGAAACAAAGATGTTAAACTTGCCCTGAGGAATATTCTGAGTAggagacagttt